One segment of Terriglobia bacterium DNA contains the following:
- a CDS encoding prepilin-type N-terminal cleavage/methylation domain-containing protein, producing the protein MNADCKIHGAKGAKMSRGFSLIEVMIAMAVLVVGLLGGITVIAVATANDGRSKLHSTAILLAQSTMEKIAAIPAAAGNTQTSLTDCTGTPHTIETAVPAPGGSPAMITSGAFSGTIDFSQPTVANYSMVYVTCSSGGNVGYDVRWRIDRGPTPATQLVTVSAKPLVRAGATQFILPYTLHQLRGNF; encoded by the coding sequence ATGAATGCAGACTGCAAAATTCATGGGGCCAAAGGGGCAAAGATGTCGCGCGGATTCAGCCTTATTGAAGTAATGATCGCCATGGCTGTTCTGGTGGTAGGGCTGTTGGGCGGCATAACTGTAATCGCAGTGGCGACCGCAAATGACGGGCGATCCAAGTTGCATTCCACGGCTATTCTTCTGGCACAAAGCACCATGGAAAAGATTGCGGCCATTCCAGCAGCCGCTGGAAATACTCAAACGTCGCTCACGGACTGCACAGGGACACCTCACACCATTGAGACGGCCGTGCCAGCTCCTGGTGGCAGTCCTGCCATGATTACTAGCGGAGCTTTTTCGGGAACCATCGATTTCTCGCAGCCAACTGTCGCCAATTACTCAATGGTTTATGTCACGTGCTCGAGCGGCGGGAACGTTGGATATGACGTCCGCTGGCGAATTGATCGCGGCCCGACCCCCGCTACGCAATTGGTAACGGTGAGCGCCAAACCGCTCGTCAGAGCCGGAGCAACTCAGTTCATTCTGCCTTATACGCTTCATCAGTTAAGGGGGAACTTCTGA
- a CDS encoding prepilin-type N-terminal cleavage/methylation domain-containing protein — protein sequence MAKSRGSLALQSGFTLTEMVVVVTIILAVGGMSIPSLTRAIDASRINGSTQALAAAYQDARIRATQKDTLFQVLVSPPGISPAQVCIDLDGDGSCGAGDPVTAFPAQVRVSNLGVPVPLSSVQVHFAAVTTEQASAPGNLTWNGVGLPCQRTSPTSPCTAVGWIQHLQFQRANGEVMYAAVTVSPTGRVKTWTFIPSGNGNGKWL from the coding sequence ATGGCCAAATCAAGGGGAAGTCTCGCCTTACAGTCGGGCTTCACGCTGACAGAAATGGTTGTTGTGGTCACAATCATTCTGGCCGTTGGCGGCATGTCCATTCCATCCCTCACCCGCGCCATCGATGCTTCCCGAATTAATGGATCGACCCAGGCACTGGCAGCGGCGTACCAGGATGCGCGCATTCGCGCTACCCAGAAAGACACGTTATTTCAGGTGCTCGTATCTCCGCCCGGAATTTCGCCGGCACAGGTCTGCATAGATCTGGATGGAGACGGAAGCTGCGGTGCAGGAGATCCTGTGACGGCATTCCCCGCGCAAGTTCGCGTGAGCAATCTTGGTGTGCCGGTTCCGCTGAGTTCCGTCCAGGTGCATTTTGCCGCCGTTACAACGGAACAGGCGAGCGCTCCGGGCAATTTAACATGGAACGGCGTGGGTTTGCCTTGCCAACGCACTTCGCCTACGTCGCCTTGTACTGCCGTTGGTTGGATACAGCACCTGCAATTTCAGCGCGCCAACGGAGAAGTAATGTATGCCGCCGTCACCGTAAGCCCCACAGGACGGGTCAAGACCTGGACATTTATTCCATCGGGAAACGGAAACGGTAAGTGGCTCTAA
- a CDS encoding multicopper oxidase domain-containing protein, whose amino-acid sequence MSNRRDFLKYAAITGAGVALPFKWSLPALASVTTPQTPLSGGLVPRYVDPLPTFLGKRVTATSINAAMQEFKQQILPATFPKTTVWGYNLNNKGPSFPGITVEAKKGTPTTITYVNNLVSPFLQQFLTVDQTVHWADPLNQMDTLPFPPPPYTGPIPLVTHLHGAEVPSEFDGNPEAWFTATGLHGSAYRTFSKAASNATVYQYPNKQEATTLWFHDHALGMTRLNVLSGLAAFYLLRDDRDTGLANNPIGLPAGAYETELLIQDRQFDVNGQLYFPDGSGTGLNGTPPNPEIHPFWIPEFFGDVVVVNGKSWPFLNVEPRRYRLRLLNGSNARFYELRLQNRDTKKAGPAFFVIGTDGGLLDVPVKLNDPNLPDSSAPRLLMAPSERYDVIIDFSGFAGQTLTLVNSAKAPFPNGTSPDPQTFGEVMQFRVVSPLQGTDKSYNPATGAPLRTPMVRLADPVAGTLAAGVVPNVKRQLILVEVEGGGGPVEVLVNNSKWDGLEEGTTTPIPGAAPVNGNFVTELPQVGSTEVWEIINTTADAHPIHIHLIQFQLINRQMFNVTQYRQTYDSLFPGGLFMPGFGPPNSYNTPNGAGAVGGNPDVTPFLQNGINPPLPEEAGWKDVFKMFPGQVTRVVVRFTPQANPVGTTVAGTNYFSFDPTTGPGYVLHCHILDHEDNEMMRPYIPKK is encoded by the coding sequence ATGTCAAATCGTCGAGATTTTTTAAAGTACGCAGCAATAACCGGCGCAGGAGTTGCTCTGCCATTCAAGTGGAGCCTCCCCGCATTAGCTTCCGTGACCACGCCACAAACACCGTTGTCGGGTGGACTAGTTCCCCGGTATGTGGATCCCTTACCGACATTTCTAGGCAAACGAGTGACCGCGACCAGCATCAACGCCGCAATGCAGGAGTTCAAGCAGCAGATCCTGCCGGCAACCTTCCCCAAGACCACGGTTTGGGGCTACAACCTGAACAACAAAGGGCCAAGTTTTCCCGGAATCACGGTGGAAGCGAAGAAAGGCACGCCCACAACCATCACATATGTGAATAACCTGGTGTCGCCGTTCCTGCAGCAATTCCTCACGGTGGACCAGACTGTGCATTGGGCGGATCCGCTGAACCAGATGGATACGCTACCCTTTCCGCCTCCGCCTTATACCGGGCCCATTCCGCTGGTCACGCACCTGCACGGCGCGGAGGTCCCGTCAGAATTCGATGGCAATCCTGAAGCATGGTTCACCGCGACCGGACTGCACGGCAGCGCTTACCGCACTTTCAGCAAAGCAGCCAGTAACGCAACTGTTTATCAATATCCAAATAAGCAGGAGGCGACTACCCTGTGGTTCCATGACCATGCCCTTGGCATGACGCGCTTGAACGTCTTAAGCGGCCTGGCGGCGTTTTATCTGCTGCGCGACGATCGCGACACCGGCCTGGCCAACAACCCGATCGGCTTGCCGGCCGGCGCGTACGAAACTGAGCTCCTGATCCAGGACCGGCAATTCGACGTCAACGGGCAGTTGTACTTCCCGGATGGCTCCGGCACCGGCCTAAACGGCACACCACCGAACCCGGAAATCCATCCCTTCTGGATTCCCGAGTTCTTCGGCGATGTGGTTGTTGTGAATGGGAAATCGTGGCCGTTCCTCAACGTTGAGCCGCGCCGCTATCGCTTGCGTTTGCTGAATGGCTCCAACGCGCGTTTCTATGAGTTGCGGTTGCAGAACCGCGACACGAAGAAAGCCGGTCCAGCATTCTTTGTCATCGGCACGGATGGCGGACTGCTTGATGTTCCGGTCAAGCTGAACGACCCGAACCTTCCAGACAGCAGCGCGCCACGGTTGCTCATGGCGCCTTCCGAGCGCTATGACGTGATCATCGACTTCTCCGGCTTCGCGGGACAGACGCTCACGCTGGTCAACAGCGCCAAAGCGCCATTCCCCAACGGCACGTCGCCCGATCCGCAGACGTTTGGCGAGGTGATGCAGTTCCGCGTCGTCTCTCCTCTGCAAGGCACGGACAAAAGTTACAACCCAGCCACGGGCGCGCCTCTGCGTACTCCCATGGTGCGGCTGGCCGATCCCGTTGCGGGAACGCTCGCCGCGGGTGTAGTGCCCAACGTCAAACGGCAACTGATTCTGGTGGAAGTTGAGGGAGGCGGCGGACCGGTGGAAGTGCTGGTTAACAACAGCAAATGGGACGGCCTGGAGGAAGGAACGACTACTCCGATTCCCGGCGCCGCGCCCGTTAACGGCAATTTCGTGACGGAACTGCCGCAAGTGGGCTCCACGGAAGTGTGGGAGATCATTAACACAACCGCGGACGCGCACCCGATCCATATCCACTTGATACAGTTCCAGCTCATCAACCGGCAGATGTTCAATGTGACTCAATACCGGCAGACTTATGATTCGTTGTTCCCGGGTGGTTTGTTCATGCCGGGATTTGGCCCGCCTAACTCCTATAACACTCCGAACGGCGCAGGTGCGGTAGGCGGCAATCCAGACGTAACTCCCTTCTTGCAAAATGGCATCAATCCACCTCTGCCTGAGGAAGCAGGTTGGAAAGATGTCTTCAAAATGTTCCCCGGACAAGTGACTCGCGTGGTGGTGCGGTTCACCCCGCAGGCCAATCCCGTGGGAACAACAGTTGCAGGTACGAATTACTTCTCCTTCGATCCCACAACGGGCCCAGGCTACGTGCTGCATTGCCACATTCTCGATCATGAGGACAATGAAATGATGCGGCCGTACATCCCCAAAAAATAG
- a CDS encoding GAF domain-containing protein — protein sequence MPHKYLLKEFEEFARSAAEPDAMMQRISQRVHLHIPRYNWVGFYLIDKNDSSTLVLGPHTGSFTPKAKISWNEGLCGAAAATRRVVVADNVAEDPRYIQASDLVKSQISVPILAGNKIFAIFNVESYFMAAFKANQEREFLDACAKIVSRCFARTMAVDMVHA from the coding sequence ATGCCGCATAAGTACCTCTTGAAAGAGTTTGAGGAGTTCGCCCGATCGGCGGCCGAGCCTGACGCAATGATGCAGCGGATTTCGCAGCGCGTTCACCTGCATATTCCGCGCTACAATTGGGTCGGGTTCTACCTGATCGACAAGAACGATTCTTCCACACTGGTCCTCGGCCCCCATACGGGCAGCTTTACTCCCAAGGCAAAGATTTCCTGGAATGAAGGTTTATGCGGCGCTGCCGCTGCAACCCGCCGGGTTGTTGTGGCCGATAACGTTGCCGAAGACCCGCGCTATATTCAGGCCTCAGACCTGGTGAAATCGCAGATCTCGGTCCCTATACTGGCCGGCAACAAGATTTTCGCCATCTTTAACGTGGAAAGCTACTTCATGGCCGCCTTCAAAGCCAATCAGGAGCGCGAGTTTCTGGACGCGTGTGCAAAAATCGTGAGCAGATGTTTTGCCCGCACTATGGCTGTTGACATGGTGCACGCCTAG
- a CDS encoding type II secretion system GspH family protein, which translates to MISRSPRSIVRTSAKSSAIAGFSLIELLVSLAILITVTGAVFEQINSMQKKSASETVNVDLTQQSRDFVSQTVRDLHMAGYPGPGMYSNALAHPSLVAYGLIRVSPTEILMEGDVNNDGAVESVDITYVANDPSDPNCPCIRRSAQPKIDADSFSQPTNLFFTETQQVFPPGTGAGQSGEDLFAYFDQNGNPVDLSTGSDRSTPQGIANLASIKTIKINLSLLTNQRDPATGNFVRTSMSAISRLNY; encoded by the coding sequence ATGATATCGCGCTCCCCCCGTTCAATTGTCAGGACTAGCGCGAAAAGCAGCGCAATAGCAGGTTTTTCCCTTATAGAACTGCTGGTCAGCCTGGCGATTCTGATTACAGTCACCGGCGCAGTATTTGAACAGATTAACTCGATGCAGAAAAAATCAGCTTCAGAAACCGTGAATGTGGATTTGACTCAGCAGTCACGGGATTTTGTAAGCCAGACAGTACGCGATTTGCACATGGCAGGATATCCCGGGCCCGGTATGTACTCAAATGCTCTGGCGCATCCTTCACTGGTGGCTTATGGGCTGATACGGGTTTCGCCGACCGAAATTCTGATGGAAGGCGATGTTAACAATGACGGCGCTGTTGAAAGCGTAGATATTACCTATGTGGCAAACGATCCCAGCGATCCCAATTGCCCATGTATCCGCAGAAGCGCGCAGCCAAAAATAGACGCGGACTCATTCAGCCAGCCGACGAATCTTTTCTTTACGGAGACGCAGCAGGTATTTCCTCCTGGTACCGGGGCAGGCCAATCCGGTGAAGACCTGTTTGCGTATTTCGACCAGAACGGAAATCCAGTGGATCTCAGTACCGGTAGTGACAGATCCACGCCCCAGGGCATTGCAAATTTAGCTTCAATCAAAACAATAAAAATCAATCTCAGTCTGCTTACTAATCAGCGCGATCCTGCAACAGGCAATTTTGTGCGCACGTCAATGTCGGCAATCTCGAGGTTGAATTACTAA
- a CDS encoding DUF4287 domain-containing protein: MPATRKQPATSTYDVHPSLGMYQSSLTALQQKTGLTLEEWIKLVQKSGPATEKERRAWLKAEHGLGMNYAGWIAEHSVGKGDDGNPETYLKQAEEFVENMYAGTKEALRPVFNELLKLGRSLGKDVKVCPCKTIVPLYRNHVFAQIKPTTRTRIDLGLALKDTKVPKRLIDTGGFAKKDRITHRIEIASVKDIDAEVKKWLTTAYEMDR, from the coding sequence ATGCCCGCCACAAGGAAACAGCCCGCGACTTCCACCTATGACGTCCACCCCAGCCTGGGCATGTACCAGAGCTCGCTCACGGCCTTGCAGCAGAAAACCGGCCTCACGCTGGAAGAATGGATCAAGCTGGTGCAAAAGAGCGGTCCGGCGACGGAGAAAGAACGTCGCGCATGGCTCAAGGCAGAGCACGGCCTGGGAATGAACTACGCAGGGTGGATCGCTGAACATTCCGTGGGAAAGGGCGACGACGGGAATCCTGAGACTTACCTCAAACAGGCTGAGGAATTTGTAGAGAACATGTATGCGGGCACGAAGGAAGCTCTGCGGCCGGTCTTTAACGAACTTCTAAAGCTGGGACGCAGCCTGGGCAAGGACGTGAAAGTTTGTCCTTGCAAGACAATCGTGCCTCTTTACCGCAATCACGTTTTCGCGCAGATCAAACCCACCACGCGCACGCGCATCGATCTGGGACTGGCGCTCAAGGACACCAAGGTTCCAAAACGGCTGATTGATACCGGAGGGTTCGCGAAAAAGGACCGCATCACGCACCGGATCGAGATCGCGTCAGTGAAAGATATTGATGCCGAAGTGAAAAAGTGGCTCACGACAGCATATGAGATGGACCGCTAG
- the glgC gene encoding glucose-1-phosphate adenylyltransferase yields the protein MKDTLGVLLAGGAGERLYPLTRDRAKPAVTFGGNYRIIDITLSNCINSDLRKVYILTQYKALSLNRHIREGWGSVVARELGEFIEVLPPMKRVSDSWYLGTADAVYQNIYSIGSEQSKHVLILSGDHIYKMNYQLMLDHHKSTGADVTLATILIDPSECRHFGIVDIDRAGRITGFEEKPKETKLRSPYNPEMVSGSMGVYIFNTDVLLPVLLKDAEDPNSSHDFGKDILPKILEQYKLYSFNFIDENMKEAQYWRDVGTIEAYYEANMDLVSVSPVFNLYDKHWPIRTHQRQYPPAKFVFGEPGRTGMAIDSIVCPGSILSGGYVRNCVLSPDVRVNSYTEVDTSIIFSHVNIGRHCKIRRAIIDRDVHLPEGTVIGFDPEEDAKNYIVTETGITIVTRDYSLFESPVAVDYFTSE from the coding sequence ATGAAGGATACACTTGGAGTATTACTCGCCGGCGGCGCTGGAGAACGCCTCTATCCACTTACGCGCGACCGCGCCAAGCCGGCAGTAACTTTCGGCGGCAACTATCGCATTATTGACATCACACTCTCCAACTGCATCAATTCAGACCTGCGCAAGGTCTATATCCTTACGCAATACAAAGCCTTGAGCCTGAACCGGCATATCCGCGAAGGCTGGGGCTCAGTGGTGGCGCGCGAGCTGGGTGAGTTCATTGAAGTGCTTCCGCCGATGAAGCGCGTGAGTGATAGCTGGTACCTGGGCACCGCCGACGCCGTTTACCAGAACATTTATTCCATTGGCTCTGAGCAGTCAAAGCATGTGCTGATCCTCTCCGGGGACCACATTTACAAAATGAATTATCAGCTGATGCTTGATCACCACAAGTCCACCGGCGCGGACGTGACTTTGGCCACGATCCTGATCGATCCCAGCGAGTGCCGCCACTTCGGCATTGTTGATATTGACCGCGCGGGACGCATCACCGGCTTTGAAGAGAAACCCAAAGAAACCAAGCTGCGCTCGCCCTATAACCCGGAGATGGTTTCCGGTTCCATGGGCGTTTACATCTTTAACACTGACGTGCTTTTGCCCGTGCTGCTGAAGGACGCTGAAGATCCAAACTCGTCGCATGACTTTGGCAAAGACATCCTGCCCAAGATCCTTGAGCAGTACAAGCTTTATTCCTTCAACTTTATTGACGAGAACATGAAGGAAGCGCAGTACTGGCGCGACGTGGGCACCATTGAAGCCTACTATGAAGCCAACATGGACCTGGTCTCTGTCTCTCCGGTCTTCAATTTGTATGACAAGCACTGGCCCATCCGCACGCATCAGCGACAGTATCCGCCGGCCAAGTTCGTCTTTGGCGAGCCCGGACGCACCGGCATGGCGATTGATTCCATTGTGTGCCCCGGCAGCATTCTTTCCGGCGGCTACGTGCGCAATTGCGTGCTCTCTCCGGACGTGCGCGTGAACTCTTACACTGAAGTGGATACCAGCATCATCTTTTCTCACGTCAACATTGGGCGGCACTGCAAGATCCGCCGCGCGATCATTGACCGCGACGTGCATCTGCCTGAAGGTACGGTGATCGGCTTTGATCCTGAAGAGGACGCAAAGAACTACATCGTGACCGAAACCGGCATCACGATTGTGACGCGCGATTACTCGCTGTTTGAAAGTCCCGTAGCGGTGGATTACTTTACGTCTGAATAG
- a CDS encoding methylmalonyl-CoA mutase family protein, producing MPQDTKLERDAEQQLKDITPQPLYTPADLEGWDYDADAGYPGEFPFTRGVQATMYRGRLWTMRQYAGMGDAEESNKRYKYLLSHGTTGLSVAFDLPTQIGMDSDHAMAAGEVGKVGVAIDSIEDMERLFAGINLEKISTSMTINASAAILLALYIAVARRNGSDTRKLSGTVQNDILKEYIARGTYIYPPRQALRIITDMFAYANEHVPEWNPISISGYHMREAGCTAVQEVAFTLANAIAYVDAALHAGLDVDKFAPRLSFFFNAHNNFLEEVAKFRAARRMWARIMKDRFQARNPKSLMLRFHTQTAGSTLTAQQPENNIVRTALQAMAAVLGGTQSLHTNGFDEALGLPTEEAARIALRTQQIVGHETGVANTIDPLAGSYYIESLTSEIERRAQLYIDKIESLGGTLRSIEQGYIQQEIQNAAYDFQQGVDRLENVVVGVNRFQTEGDKSVPVLRIDEALEGRQVERVRALRQRRDKTKWESALRSVEEAARGNQNLMPHIIHAVESYCTVGEISDTLRRVFGEYQETVVV from the coding sequence ATGCCTCAGGACACCAAACTCGAACGCGATGCCGAGCAGCAGCTCAAAGACATCACGCCCCAGCCTCTTTATACTCCCGCCGATCTTGAAGGCTGGGACTACGACGCTGACGCGGGCTATCCCGGTGAGTTCCCGTTTACGCGCGGCGTGCAGGCCACCATGTATCGCGGCCGCCTCTGGACGATGCGCCAATATGCCGGCATGGGCGACGCCGAAGAATCCAACAAGCGCTACAAATATCTTCTTTCTCACGGGACGACCGGCCTTTCCGTCGCTTTTGACCTGCCGACGCAGATCGGCATGGATTCAGATCACGCCATGGCTGCCGGCGAAGTCGGCAAAGTGGGCGTGGCCATTGATTCCATTGAGGACATGGAGCGCCTCTTCGCGGGCATCAATCTGGAAAAGATTTCAACCTCCATGACCATCAATGCCAGCGCCGCCATTCTGCTGGCGTTATATATCGCCGTGGCGCGGCGCAATGGCTCGGACACGCGCAAGCTCAGCGGCACCGTGCAGAATGACATCCTCAAGGAATACATTGCGCGCGGGACATATATATATCCGCCGCGCCAGGCCCTGCGGATCATCACCGACATGTTTGCTTATGCCAATGAGCACGTGCCGGAGTGGAACCCCATTTCTATTTCCGGCTATCACATGCGTGAAGCGGGCTGCACCGCCGTGCAGGAAGTGGCGTTCACCTTGGCCAACGCCATCGCTTATGTGGATGCGGCGCTGCACGCCGGGCTGGACGTGGACAAGTTCGCGCCGCGCCTTTCGTTCTTCTTTAACGCGCACAATAATTTTCTTGAAGAAGTGGCCAAGTTCCGCGCGGCCCGCCGCATGTGGGCGCGCATCATGAAAGACCGTTTCCAGGCGAGAAATCCCAAGTCGCTGATGCTGCGCTTCCATACCCAGACCGCAGGATCAACGCTCACGGCGCAGCAACCGGAGAACAATATTGTCCGCACCGCTTTGCAGGCGATGGCCGCTGTACTGGGTGGAACGCAGTCACTGCACACCAATGGCTTTGACGAAGCTCTTGGCTTGCCGACGGAAGAAGCTGCGCGCATCGCGTTGCGCACGCAGCAGATTGTGGGGCATGAAACAGGCGTCGCCAACACTATTGATCCTCTGGCCGGGTCTTATTACATCGAATCGCTCACCAGTGAGATTGAGCGCCGCGCCCAGCTCTATATCGACAAGATTGAATCGTTGGGGGGAACGCTGCGATCGATCGAACAGGGATATATCCAGCAGGAAATACAGAACGCCGCATACGATTTCCAGCAGGGCGTTGACCGGCTGGAAAATGTCGTGGTGGGCGTGAACCGTTTTCAGACGGAAGGCGACAAGTCAGTGCCGGTGCTGCGCATTGATGAAGCGCTGGAAGGCCGACAGGTGGAGCGCGTTCGCGCTTTGCGGCAGCGTCGCGACAAGACGAAGTGGGAGTCCGCGCTACGCTCCGTTGAAGAGGCCGCCCGCGGCAATCAAAACCTGATGCCGCACATCATTCATGCCGTTGAAAGTTACTGCACCGTCGGCGAAATCTCTGACACGCTGCGCCGCGTTTTCGGTGAGTATCAGGAAACCGTGGTGGTCTAA
- a CDS encoding amidase has protein sequence MLRVPLAPFTISQMNRRDFLATVPLALAATTLPTSETFAATATKHDAAAQNSAPSAPHELDFATALQAAEAIRTKKVSSVELTGRMFARIDHYNPQLNVFAYQLREDALAQAKRADAALTQGKSLGVFHGVPVTVKESFAVAGHPCTWGFPPLRDSKAPKNSDVVSRLLGDAGAVLLGATNVPVALEDWQTYNPIYGQTNNPWDLKRTPGGSSGGSAAGLAAGLGYLSVGSDIGGSIRIPAHFCGLFAHKPTLDLVSLQGHLPGGNPAPPDFSTLLAVAGPLARSAGDLLDALKVVGGPTDWDARAWKWQMPEPRARSLKDFRVGYVIDDPMAPPTPEVKAVLENVIDRLGRAGANLKPGWPEGLKPAELLANYRFLLEAFLYSTAPPEEQERERKAFPDTLAAKNSGALSSFADWQQQNFRRLAYRVQWQAYFDHMDVFLSPVAFTAAFPHDHSEPQDKRTIATSAGPRHYTDMLNWIAPATLTGCPATVAPVGRTPQALPVGIQIMGPFWEDATPITFADLLAKEIGGFAPPPGYSDVK, from the coding sequence ATGTTGCGCGTTCCTCTTGCTCCCTTTACCATTTCGCAGATGAATCGACGCGACTTCCTGGCTACTGTGCCGCTGGCTCTTGCGGCAACCACCCTGCCCACTTCTGAAACGTTTGCCGCGACCGCCACAAAACACGACGCTGCCGCTCAAAACTCTGCGCCATCCGCGCCGCATGAACTCGACTTCGCCACGGCCTTGCAGGCAGCGGAAGCCATTCGCACAAAAAAAGTTTCGTCGGTGGAACTTACCGGGCGCATGTTTGCCCGCATTGATCATTACAATCCGCAGCTGAACGTCTTTGCTTATCAGTTGCGTGAAGACGCGCTGGCGCAGGCGAAAAGGGCTGATGCGGCATTGACGCAAGGCAAGTCACTTGGCGTTTTCCACGGCGTTCCTGTCACGGTGAAGGAAAGTTTTGCCGTTGCGGGACATCCATGCACATGGGGTTTTCCTCCACTGCGTGATTCCAAAGCGCCAAAAAATTCTGACGTGGTGAGCCGTTTATTGGGTGACGCCGGCGCGGTGCTGCTGGGCGCAACCAATGTGCCTGTGGCGCTGGAGGACTGGCAAACTTACAACCCGATTTACGGTCAGACCAACAATCCATGGGACCTGAAGAGAACTCCCGGAGGATCGTCAGGTGGAAGCGCGGCAGGGCTCGCAGCCGGTCTGGGGTATCTGAGCGTGGGCAGCGATATCGGTGGATCCATTCGCATTCCCGCACATTTCTGCGGACTCTTTGCGCATAAGCCGACGCTCGATCTGGTGAGCCTGCAAGGCCACCTTCCCGGCGGCAATCCTGCGCCGCCCGATTTCTCCACGCTTCTGGCGGTGGCCGGACCGCTGGCCCGCAGCGCAGGCGATCTGCTTGACGCGCTTAAAGTTGTTGGCGGGCCCACCGATTGGGACGCCAGAGCATGGAAGTGGCAGATGCCCGAGCCTCGTGCGCGCAGTTTGAAAGATTTCCGCGTAGGTTATGTGATTGACGATCCCATGGCTCCGCCCACTCCGGAAGTAAAAGCTGTGCTGGAAAACGTGATTGATCGGCTTGGCCGCGCCGGGGCCAACTTGAAGCCGGGATGGCCCGAAGGGCTGAAGCCGGCAGAGCTACTGGCCAATTACAGGTTCTTGCTGGAAGCTTTCTTGTATAGCACCGCGCCTCCGGAAGAACAGGAGCGCGAGCGAAAAGCATTTCCGGATACGCTGGCGGCAAAGAACTCAGGCGCGCTCAGCTCATTTGCGGACTGGCAACAGCAAAACTTTCGCCGGCTGGCATACCGCGTGCAGTGGCAGGCATATTTCGATCACATGGATGTCTTTCTCTCACCTGTGGCTTTCACCGCGGCATTCCCGCACGACCACAGCGAACCGCAGGACAAGCGCACCATCGCCACTTCAGCGGGCCCTCGCCACTATACGGATATGCTCAACTGGATTGCTCCGGCAACACTTACCGGCTGTCCCGCGACCGTGGCTCCGGTGGGTCGCACACCGCAGGCACTTCCGGTGGGCATTCAGATTATGGGGCCGTTCTGGGAAGATGCCACTCCGATTACCTTTGCCGATCTGCTGGCGAAGGAAATTGGCGGCTTTGCGCCGCCACCGGGCTATTCAGACGTAAAGTAA
- a CDS encoding enhanced serine sensitivity protein SseB has translation MSIRRLDSICFVRREDDRAPGPGDPETPQAKKTVNGALAQPDFANSTLPAAMLAVAHEDSSQNRQTLYQSMLNTWFVVPTREAPPDNPGFSAVPENVADSFSLEHDSAGLLVAVAFTDEEALRNWNKTIPWIALQGTAFFQAVASTQAKEIVINPYEPENPASKMIRPGGRIKLWEFEELAESRIPEKNSNEQGVQSQSVLVTMPSQMPTPEMFNAISEAAGAFPEIAGMYFGQVTYPDGEPHWTIAVEFAGGESAKQIKHMMTALVKAARRVFPQSVTADLLLASTALGPSIKTSGKKFYSAAK, from the coding sequence ATGAGTATTCGGCGTCTTGATTCGATTTGTTTTGTCCGGCGGGAGGATGATCGGGCTCCCGGGCCCGGAGATCCCGAAACTCCGCAAGCCAAAAAGACAGTCAATGGCGCTTTGGCGCAGCCGGATTTTGCAAACAGTACATTACCTGCGGCCATGTTGGCCGTGGCGCATGAGGACTCGTCGCAAAACCGCCAGACGCTTTATCAAAGCATGTTGAATACCTGGTTCGTGGTGCCCACAAGGGAAGCGCCACCTGACAATCCTGGATTCTCCGCCGTTCCGGAGAATGTGGCTGACTCTTTCTCACTGGAGCATGATTCCGCCGGCCTCTTGGTTGCCGTGGCATTTACTGATGAAGAAGCGCTCCGCAATTGGAACAAGACCATTCCATGGATCGCGCTGCAGGGAACTGCGTTCTTTCAGGCAGTGGCAAGCACACAGGCGAAGGAGATTGTCATCAATCCTTATGAACCTGAAAATCCTGCCTCAAAGATGATCCGCCCCGGAGGAAGGATAAAGCTCTGGGAATTTGAAGAGCTTGCAGAAAGCCGTATTCCGGAAAAAAATTCGAATGAGCAAGGAGTGCAATCGCAAAGTGTGCTGGTGACGATGCCCAGTCAGATGCCGACGCCGGAAATGTTTAATGCGATTAGCGAAGCTGCCGGCGCTTTTCCTGAAATTGCGGGCATGTATTTCGGCCAGGTCACCTATCCAGATGGAGAACCGCACTGGACGATTGCCGTCGAGTTCGCAGGAGGGGAATCGGCGAAGCAGATCAAACACATGATGACCGCTCTGGTGAAAGCAGCCCGACGTGTTTTCCCCCAAAGCGTTACGGCAGACCTGCTTCTTGCATCAACGGCTCTGGGGCCATCAATCAAGACATCGGGAAAGAAGTTCTACAGCGCGGCCAAGTAA